One Panicum virgatum strain AP13 chromosome 9K, P.virgatum_v5, whole genome shotgun sequence genomic region harbors:
- the LOC120648173 gene encoding serine/threonine-protein phosphatase 7 long form homolog: protein MNFEPYVQLSAYHDDVDRPTMGSLWCLKRPSWVGVQTRKSYHDFVGQFDALVDTDVRWTPYTAADIYARAPSGLSSLCLRDHEYRMTRKPILYDIHVEEYHVDRVMRQFGLYQQTPVPIVHSVEAHVHRWTRQGQPPGSRWADKVRPYVDSWAAALDDVVFEDRPHSDEAFADYLRWYLPRTRTRVVHVPPEAPIEAARVSETYPVIRDQNFAIAVRFSD from the exons ATGAACTTCGAGCCGTACGTCCAGCTGTCCGCATACCACGACGACGTCGACAGACCTACGATGGGTTCGTTGTGGTGCCTCAAGAGG CCTTCTTGGGTCGGCGTGCAGACGAGGAAGTCGTACCACGACTTCGTTGGTCAGTTTGACGCTCTTGTGGACACGGACGTGAGGTGGACTCCGTACACTGCAGCCGACATTTACGCCCGGGCACCGAGCGGTCTTTCGTCCTTATGCTTGCGAGATCACGAGTACAGGATGACGAGGAAGCCGATCCTTTACGACATCCACGTCGAGGAGTACCACGTTGACCGGGTTatgaggcagttcggtctctaccagcagaccccggtcccgattgtgcactcagtggAGGCCCATGTCCACAG GTGGACACGGCAGGGTCAGCCACCAGGCTCGCGGTGGGCCGACAAGGTCCGTCCTTACGTCGACTCTTGGGCCGCGGCCCTCGACGACGTCGTTTTCGAGGATCGGCCGCACAGCGACGAGGCGTTCGCGGACTACCTACGGTGGTACCTGCCGAGGACGCGCACACGTGTCGTGCACGTTCCACCAGAGGCTCCGATCGAGGCCGCAAGGGTGTCGGAGACGTACCCCGTAATTCGAGATCAGAACTTCGCCATAGCGGTACGTTTCTCTGATTGA
- the LOC120648828 gene encoding pathogenesis-related protein 1-like, translating to MASWSTNSWTLEITTPVAALRLLRAAVMETDPPWPPNARLPGTVVASAHIVQSDARVGSVKQFNFTSHNAPAIRLLTLRPTLIFSPIKGSSSFLDADKIKCKSMLGEGGGISVAIETATSHIKVEPAAGGGSVVKVDFTYKLLPGVDVKAMESVTAIFKAGEAYLVANPDAYN from the exons ATGGCGTCGTGGTCCACCAACAGCTGGACCCTCGAGATCACGACGCCCGTCGCGGCGCTGCGCCTGTTACGCGCCGCCGTGATGGAGACTGACCCACCTTGGCCCCCCAATGCTCGCCTCCCAGGTACGGTTGTCGCCAGCGCCCACATCGTCCAGAGCGATGCCCGCGTCGGCAGCGTCAAGCAGTTCAACTTCACCTCACATAACGCTCCTGCCATCAGGCTCCTGACGCTCAGGCCAACCTTGATTTTCTCGCCGATCAA AGGCTCGAGTTCTTTTCTGGACGCGGACAAGATCAAGTGCAAGTCGATGCTCGGTGAGGGCGGCGGCATCAGCGTGGCCATCGAGACCGCGACGTCGCACATCAAG GtggagccggcggccggcggcggcagcgtggtGAAGGTGGACTTCACCTACAAGCTGCTGCCCGGCGTGGACGTCAAGGCCATGGAGTCCGTCACTGCCATCTTCAAGGCCGGCGAGGCCTACCTCGTCGCCAACCCTGATGCCTACAATTAG